The Macrotis lagotis isolate mMagLag1 chromosome 6, bilby.v1.9.chrom.fasta, whole genome shotgun sequence genome includes a window with the following:
- the SPTSSB gene encoding serine palmitoyltransferase small subunit B, with product MMNLRSVKDYIAWLYYQYTLISCCAVLEPWERSMFNTILLTIVGMVVYTAYVFIPIHIRLAWEFFSEIFGDQSTTSASN from the coding sequence ATGATGAATCTACGGTCCGTGAAGGATTACATAGCCTGGCTCTATTACCAGTACACTCTCATAAGCTGCTGTGCTGTCTTGGAGCCCTGGGAGCGATCCATGTTCAATACCATTTTGCTCACCATTGTGGGAATGGTGGTATATACCGCCTATGTCTTCATCCCCATCCACATACGCCTGGCTTGGGAGTTCTTCTCAGAAATATTTGGAGACCAAAGTACTACTTCTGCCTCTAACTGA